In uncultured Bacteroides sp., the following proteins share a genomic window:
- a CDS encoding DUF2264 domain-containing protein — MNKFFKVVLPLAAWLLVSFSIKATEKNEVINIIHKVNRYWQKQNPVHGRAFWDNAVYHTGNMEAYFLTGDVAYKEYSEAWAQQNEWKGAKSDNKAEWKLNYGETDEHVLFGDYQVCFQTYCDLYTINPDPKKIARAREVMEYEMSTNRKDYWWWADGLYMAMPVMTKLYKITNNKLYLDKLYEYTLYCDSLMYDDQEGLYYRDARYVYPKHKSGNDKKDFWARGDGWVMAGLAKVLKDMPKNYVHRDFFVKKFQKMAVALAACQQPQGYWTRSMYDANFAPGPETSGTALMEYGLLWGINNGYLDKQTYAPVCEKAWNYLSKVALQSNGKVGYVQPIGDRAIPGQVVDKNSTSNFGVGAFLLASCEMARFSGVNNDREYWANTLYKIASPVLKAMSNGQLSKEMLVEVSPTWDGRDKHVTYMECFGRLMAGVAPWLSLPDDNTTEGKQRKQLRELALASYKNAVDPQSADYLLWRKEGQPLVDAAYVAQSFLRAYDQLWMPLDETTKQRYIAEFQQLRRVDPPYTNWLLFSSTIECFLAKAGAQADMYRIHSALRKVEEWYVGDSWYSDGTSFAFDYYNSYVIHPMYVECLKVMVDLKQNNVATAQQYEVALKRMQKYSQILERFISPEGTYPVFGRSIPYRMGVFQPLAQLAWNEQLPAELPNGQVRAALTAVMHRMFDSGKNFNEKGFLRIGFTQSQPNIADLYTNNGSMYITSLAFLPLGLPATHPFWTDAAIDWTSKRAWNGDDFPKDHAIHY; from the coding sequence ATGAATAAATTTTTCAAAGTTGTTCTACCTCTGGCGGCGTGGTTGCTGGTTTCATTCAGCATTAAAGCGACGGAAAAGAATGAAGTTATTAATATTATCCATAAAGTAAATCGTTATTGGCAAAAGCAAAATCCTGTTCACGGACGCGCTTTTTGGGATAATGCTGTTTACCACACTGGAAACATGGAAGCCTACTTCCTAACCGGAGATGTCGCCTACAAAGAATATTCTGAAGCGTGGGCTCAACAGAATGAATGGAAAGGGGCAAAATCCGATAACAAAGCTGAGTGGAAACTAAATTATGGGGAAACTGACGAGCATGTTTTATTCGGCGATTACCAGGTTTGCTTTCAAACTTACTGCGATCTTTACACCATAAATCCTGATCCAAAGAAGATAGCGCGTGCCCGTGAGGTTATGGAATACGAGATGAGCACAAACCGAAAGGATTATTGGTGGTGGGCCGATGGTTTGTATATGGCAATGCCGGTAATGACGAAGCTCTATAAAATAACCAATAACAAACTCTATCTGGATAAATTATATGAATATACCCTTTACTGTGATTCTTTAATGTATGATGATCAGGAAGGACTTTATTATCGTGATGCCCGTTATGTGTATCCAAAACATAAAAGCGGTAACGATAAAAAAGATTTCTGGGCTCGCGGAGATGGCTGGGTTATGGCCGGACTGGCTAAAGTTCTGAAAGACATGCCAAAGAACTATGTACATCGTGATTTCTTCGTTAAGAAGTTTCAGAAGATGGCGGTGGCATTAGCCGCTTGCCAGCAACCGCAAGGCTATTGGACACGTAGCATGTATGATGCCAATTTTGCTCCTGGACCAGAAACAAGCGGAACTGCATTAATGGAATATGGCCTTCTGTGGGGAATTAATAACGGATATCTGGATAAACAAACTTACGCACCAGTTTGCGAAAAGGCCTGGAACTACTTATCTAAAGTAGCTTTACAGTCAAACGGTAAAGTTGGGTATGTTCAACCTATCGGAGACAGAGCTATTCCCGGTCAGGTAGTAGATAAGAATTCTACTTCTAATTTCGGAGTTGGAGCTTTTCTTCTTGCCTCTTGCGAAATGGCACGATTCTCAGGTGTAAACAATGACCGTGAATACTGGGCAAACACCTTATATAAGATAGCTTCGCCGGTATTAAAAGCTATGAGCAACGGACAGTTAAGTAAGGAGATGCTGGTGGAAGTTAGTCCCACATGGGATGGACGTGATAAACACGTAACCTATATGGAATGCTTTGGCAGACTAATGGCCGGAGTTGCTCCATGGTTATCACTGCCAGATGATAATACAACAGAAGGAAAACAACGTAAACAATTACGTGAATTGGCTTTGGCTAGTTACAAGAATGCTGTAGATCCTCAAAGTGCTGATTATCTTTTATGGAGAAAAGAAGGACAACCATTGGTAGATGCTGCTTATGTAGCTCAAAGTTTCCTTCGTGCTTATGATCAACTGTGGATGCCATTAGATGAAACAACCAAACAACGTTATATTGCAGAGTTCCAGCAATTGCGCCGTGTTGATCCACCTTATACCAACTGGTTACTATTCTCGTCAACAATTGAATGTTTTTTAGCTAAAGCTGGTGCACAAGCTGATATGTATCGCATCCATTCAGCACTACGAAAAGTTGAAGAATGGTATGTAGGCGATAGCTGGTATAGTGACGGAACAAGTTTTGCATTCGATTATTACAATAGCTATGTTATTCATCCCATGTATGTGGAATGTTTAAAGGTAATGGTCGATTTAAAGCAAAACAACGTAGCGACAGCTCAACAATATGAAGTTGCATTGAAAAGAATGCAGAAATATAGCCAGATCTTAGAAAGATTTATCTCTCCGGAGGGTACCTATCCTGTCTTTGGACGCTCTATCCCCTATCGTATGGGAGTATTTCAACCTTTAGCACAATTAGCATGGAATGAACAATTACCGGCAGAACTTCCTAACGGACAAGTTCGCGCAGCTCTTACAGCAGTAATGCATCGTATGTTCGATTCCGGAAAGAACTTTAACGAAAAAGGATTTCTTCGTATCGGTTTCACTCAAAGTCAGCCAAACATTGCAGATTTGTATACAAACAATGGTAGCATGTACATAACTTCATTGGCATTCCTGCCTCTTGGATTACCAGCTACTCATCCCTTCTGGACCGATGCTGCTATTGACTGGACTTCAAAGCGTGCCTGGAATGGAGATGACTTTCCGAAAGATCATGCAATCCATTATTAA
- a CDS encoding TonB-dependent receptor, whose translation MRNMYQVYHHQDRITKSILLLLVFMLLTPLSLMAQNRVIKGVVKDSKSNDPLIGCSVAVKGTSTGTLTDLNGEFTINASSKSTLVFTFIGYNGKEIAVGNQNNVTVLLDENSKILEEVVVVGYGTQKKSDITGSVTSVNKDRLSKLPVANVMQALEGATAGVLVTQGSSIPGDGPSTVIRGKNSINASTAPYVVVDGIPISKSGGSLSDINPNDIESMEILKDASAVAIYGTNGANGVILITTKRGKTGKPTIRYNGYAGVEDYAHKLSMRDGEEYVQKYKDYMFQKTGTELSGTPVPNQAEAANYNAGKETDWLDEISQTGVAQDHNISLSGGTDNMKYFVSGEYLDQKGVLKGYQYKRYSFRMNFDINVTNYLTIGTNAYIAAHNKDGGRVNFLYGLAMSPYAQEYNADGTYNTLPMSPEEMYTSPFCQYSQKADRRSVNINGNGYAELNLGKIFNPLNGLKYRLNIGYNYLPTRTSNYAGLASYDKNGTAYTTNTETNAYTIENIFTYAKDIEKHHFDLTGLYSAQSRNYLTTKAQSVGFVNDLLGYNYLDGGATQTTSSYADHYAATSYMGRLNYSYDSRYLFTFTVRRDGSSVFGANTSKYGTFPSVALGWNIANEQFMKKFDWLDNLKLRLSYGKSGNEAISVYKTISKYNATSLAMDGKTLTAIYANTLGNGDLEWETTRSANIGLDFGFLKNRIVGNLEFYKSNTSGLLLERTLPKITGYSNVVENIGKTQNMGVEATLTTRNIVTKDFTWETSFVFATNKNKIVDLYGDKKDDLGNTWFIGHPINSTYDYKMLGIWQESEIKAGLNKGWDNTAVAGDIKFEDTNKDGKITSDDRQILGQSVPKWTGGLTNKFLYKNWALSVFVQTAQGMIKGNTDIRTYDETWRINTPSVFGYWTSENQNQEYPRLTYTNTYGYGYSRKASYTRLKDITLSYTFNENAINKFGLGSLTIYASGRNLYTWTPWVGWDPEASFSNRGSGTWTDNYPVTKSFVIGINVTLK comes from the coding sequence ATGAGAAACATGTATCAAGTTTATCATCATCAAGACAGAATTACTAAATCGATTCTGCTCTTACTCGTTTTCATGTTACTGACTCCATTGAGCCTTATGGCACAGAATCGGGTCATTAAAGGAGTGGTAAAAGACAGTAAATCCAATGATCCGCTTATTGGATGTTCTGTTGCAGTAAAAGGAACTTCCACAGGAACTTTAACCGACCTAAATGGAGAATTTACAATCAATGCTTCAAGTAAATCAACCCTTGTTTTTACTTTTATAGGTTATAACGGAAAAGAAATAGCTGTTGGTAATCAAAACAACGTAACAGTGCTATTGGATGAAAATTCCAAAATATTGGAAGAAGTCGTAGTAGTTGGTTACGGTACTCAGAAAAAGTCTGATATAACAGGTTCTGTTACTTCTGTCAACAAAGACCGTTTATCAAAGCTGCCAGTTGCAAATGTTATGCAAGCTTTGGAAGGTGCAACGGCTGGTGTACTTGTTACCCAAGGTTCATCTATCCCTGGTGATGGTCCTTCTACTGTTATTCGTGGTAAAAACTCTATCAATGCAAGTACAGCACCTTATGTTGTTGTCGATGGTATACCTATCAGCAAGAGCGGTGGTTCTTTGTCAGATATTAACCCGAACGACATTGAAAGCATGGAAATATTGAAAGATGCTTCAGCCGTAGCTATTTACGGTACGAATGGTGCCAATGGTGTTATTTTGATTACTACTAAACGTGGTAAGACAGGTAAACCGACTATTCGTTATAACGGCTATGCAGGTGTAGAAGACTATGCTCATAAATTAAGCATGCGCGATGGCGAAGAGTATGTTCAGAAATATAAGGATTACATGTTCCAGAAAACTGGTACAGAATTGTCCGGTACACCAGTTCCTAACCAGGCTGAAGCTGCTAATTATAATGCAGGCAAAGAAACCGACTGGTTGGATGAGATTTCACAAACAGGCGTAGCTCAGGATCACAACATTAGTTTAAGCGGAGGTACTGACAATATGAAGTACTTTGTATCAGGTGAATATTTGGATCAAAAAGGTGTATTAAAAGGTTATCAATACAAGCGCTATAGTTTCCGTATGAACTTTGATATCAATGTAACTAACTACCTGACTATTGGTACAAATGCCTACATTGCAGCTCACAATAAGGATGGTGGTCGTGTTAACTTCTTATACGGACTTGCAATGAGTCCTTATGCTCAGGAATACAATGCAGACGGAACTTACAACACTTTGCCTATGTCTCCTGAAGAAATGTACACATCTCCTTTCTGCCAATATAGTCAAAAAGCTGATAGACGCAGTGTTAATATAAACGGAAATGGGTATGCAGAATTAAATTTGGGTAAAATATTCAATCCATTGAATGGCTTAAAATATCGGTTAAATATCGGTTATAACTATTTACCTACCAGAACTTCAAATTATGCAGGTTTGGCATCATACGATAAAAATGGTACAGCATATACAACTAATACTGAAACAAATGCTTATACAATTGAAAATATCTTCACTTATGCAAAAGATATAGAAAAGCATCACTTTGACCTAACAGGTTTGTATAGTGCACAAAGCAGAAATTACCTGACTACTAAAGCACAATCAGTAGGTTTTGTAAATGATTTACTTGGATATAATTATTTAGATGGAGGAGCAACACAAACAACTTCTTCATACGCTGATCATTATGCTGCAACCAGCTATATGGGACGTTTGAATTACTCTTATGATAGCCGCTATTTATTCACATTTACAGTACGTCGTGACGGTTCATCTGTATTTGGTGCTAATACATCTAAATATGGTACATTCCCTTCTGTAGCATTAGGTTGGAACATTGCTAATGAGCAATTTATGAAGAAATTTGATTGGCTTGATAATTTAAAACTTCGACTTTCTTATGGTAAGTCTGGTAATGAAGCCATCTCTGTATATAAAACAATATCTAAATACAATGCAACAAGTTTAGCAATGGATGGTAAAACATTAACTGCTATTTATGCTAACACATTAGGAAATGGTGATTTGGAATGGGAAACTACAAGAAGTGCTAATATCGGTTTAGATTTCGGATTTTTAAAGAATAGAATTGTAGGTAATTTAGAATTTTATAAATCAAATACCTCCGGTTTACTTTTAGAACGTACCTTGCCTAAAATTACCGGCTATTCAAATGTAGTTGAAAATATAGGTAAAACACAAAACATGGGTGTAGAAGCAACACTTACTACTCGTAATATTGTGACTAAAGACTTCACTTGGGAAACATCTTTTGTATTTGCCACTAACAAAAACAAGATCGTCGATCTTTATGGAGATAAAAAAGATGATCTTGGTAATACTTGGTTCATCGGTCACCCTATTAATTCTACATATGATTATAAGATGCTTGGTATCTGGCAGGAAAGTGAGATTAAAGCTGGCTTAAATAAAGGCTGGGATAATACAGCTGTTGCCGGTGATATTAAATTTGAAGATACTAATAAAGACGGTAAAATCACTTCGGATGACAGACAGATTCTGGGACAGAGTGTTCCAAAATGGACCGGTGGTTTAACCAACAAGTTCTTATATAAAAACTGGGCATTAAGCGTATTTGTTCAAACAGCTCAAGGTATGATTAAGGGTAATACAGATATCAGAACTTACGATGAAACATGGCGTATAAATACTCCTTCTGTATTTGGTTACTGGACATCAGAAAACCAAAATCAGGAATATCCTAGATTAACCTATACTAACACATACGGTTACGGTTATTCAAGAAAAGCTAGTTATACTCGTTTAAAAGATATCACATTAAGTTATACATTTAATGAAAATGCAATTAATAAATTCGGATTAGGATCGTTGACTATTTATGCAAGTGGTCGTAACCTTTATACCTGGACACCTTGGGTAGGTTGGGATCCTGAAGCTAGTTTTTCTAACCGTGGTTCTGGTACCTGGACAGACAACTATCCTGTAACTAAGAGTTTTGTAATTGGTATTAATGTGACACTTAAATAA
- a CDS encoding choice-of-anchor J domain-containing protein, with product MKKYIILSFVGALSLFSSCNYNDKYFDGLDELAAPSNKLSQEYTLTDADYATMSTLSANKTLATTNNVSSALAAIKTNMYLSDAIPAASYVPAFLASKWYSASEGSAVKVTYKKSVNLPDYLVKLNDTSKNWYTVSTADYKTIWGANSSVNFFSPSKPASTNIPVFLAAAYPNAVSGDVVAVNYNESASEPTSVAALSEDFEAPAVGNVAVVSGWSNITTTGTYTWGEKSFSNNKYIQASAYNHAAGPLEIYMVSPSFTVSSGQVFLFDACLGNYKAEGGKLTVLISSNLAGTAASDIAAATWDDVTSNFTIPIPTTTYGTLGKVGELLLSKYVGKKINIAFRYNGDGTTGATTTVQVDNAVVAKASGAYTSTGLLYTYNGTKWVAYTGNSYFLTKADFATMGSSYDNFSATMNADNYVPQFLKLKYPYAQEGDKKAVSYKYYASSSTVIRADEYTYTKGTWVKNNFIQQFTDQFVFANGKWVYNPSVILDLKPVKNLTDVVAFYQAISDYVWAKIDQPNGVTVKGAGYTTSYGNNEYYYGSSAYNNNFDFRPSAWRTQFATPYASMTDAQLTTEMNKRLPDALQHGLEAIYPKAAPVDGVDVTYTINFGIYTGASISACTHTIVYKVTGVGKFEYVPNSFKAL from the coding sequence ATGAAAAAGTATATAATATTAAGTTTTGTAGGTGCGTTGTCTTTATTCTCAAGCTGTAATTATAATGATAAATATTTTGATGGATTAGATGAATTGGCTGCACCATCAAATAAATTATCTCAGGAATACACCTTGACTGATGCTGATTATGCTACAATGTCAACACTGTCGGCCAACAAAACACTTGCTACAACAAATAACGTTTCATCAGCTTTAGCTGCGATAAAGACAAATATGTATTTATCAGATGCTATTCCTGCTGCTAGTTATGTTCCTGCTTTCCTTGCAAGCAAATGGTATAGTGCCAGTGAGGGATCAGCAGTGAAGGTTACATATAAGAAGAGTGTTAATCTTCCTGATTATCTTGTTAAGCTGAATGATACTTCTAAAAACTGGTATACAGTTTCAACAGCTGACTACAAAACAATTTGGGGAGCTAATTCTTCAGTAAATTTCTTTTCTCCGTCTAAACCGGCATCAACTAATATCCCGGTATTCTTAGCAGCTGCTTATCCAAATGCTGTAAGTGGTGATGTTGTTGCTGTTAATTATAATGAGTCTGCTAGTGAGCCTACTTCAGTTGCTGCTTTAAGTGAAGATTTTGAAGCTCCGGCTGTAGGTAATGTCGCTGTAGTTAGTGGTTGGTCTAATATTACTACTACCGGTACATATACTTGGGGTGAAAAGTCATTTAGTAACAATAAGTACATTCAGGCCAGTGCTTATAATCATGCAGCAGGGCCATTAGAAATTTATATGGTTTCACCTTCATTTACGGTTTCTTCAGGTCAGGTATTCTTATTTGACGCATGTTTGGGTAACTATAAAGCTGAAGGTGGTAAACTAACTGTTCTTATTTCTTCAAACTTGGCAGGAACAGCTGCTAGTGATATTGCAGCTGCAACCTGGGATGATGTAACATCTAATTTTACTATTCCTATTCCAACTACTACTTATGGAACTCTTGGCAAAGTTGGAGAATTACTTCTTTCTAAATATGTAGGAAAGAAAATTAATATTGCTTTCCGCTATAACGGAGATGGAACAACTGGTGCAACAACAACCGTACAGGTTGATAATGCTGTTGTGGCAAAAGCTTCAGGTGCATATACTTCAACAGGTTTGTTATATACTTATAATGGAACTAAATGGGTAGCATATACTGGTAACTCTTACTTCTTAACAAAAGCTGATTTTGCTACTATGGGTAGCAGTTATGATAACTTCAGTGCTACAATGAATGCTGATAATTACGTTCCTCAATTCCTGAAATTGAAGTATCCTTATGCTCAGGAAGGAGATAAGAAAGCTGTGTCTTACAAGTATTATGCAAGCTCAAGTACTGTTATTCGTGCTGATGAATATACATATACAAAAGGAACTTGGGTTAAGAATAACTTTATACAGCAATTTACTGATCAGTTTGTATTTGCTAATGGTAAGTGGGTATATAATCCAAGTGTGATTCTTGATCTTAAACCTGTTAAGAACCTGACTGATGTAGTTGCATTCTATCAGGCTATTTCAGATTATGTATGGGCTAAGATTGACCAACCTAATGGGGTTACGGTAAAAGGTGCAGGTTATACAACAAGTTATGGTAATAATGAATATTATTATGGTAGCTCTGCATATAATAATAACTTTGATTTCCGTCCATCTGCATGGAGAACACAGTTTGCTACCCCTTATGCAAGTATGACTGATGCTCAATTAACAACTGAGATGAATAAACGTCTGCCTGATGCATTACAACATGGCTTGGAAGCTATTTATCCAAAAGCAGCGCCTGTAGATGGTGTAGATGTTACTTATACAATTAATTTTGGTATTTATACTGGAGCAAGTATTTCAGCATGTACACACACAATTGTTTATAAAGTAACAGGTGTAGGTAAGTTTGAATATGTACCAAACTCTTTTAAAGCTTTGTAA
- a CDS encoding RagB/SusD family nutrient uptake outer membrane protein, producing the protein MKKNYISLALAGLTMMAVTSCNSNYLDETPMSNYTSSTLTDSKGMNALALGMYYDFSLIPSYSNDQGFLCAFQVGTDVCDPAQYQGIEVPMYKYEKLTADASAPQVYWRQLYNIINAANIIIENVESGASTASESDNAIYKAEACFMRAWCYDQLAVFYGGVPLTLKTVSSAKTDYTRASLSEVNAQIVTDLTYATANLPEPDAVKNGSRVNKYSAYQLLAEVSIRTKEYQKAVDACNTIIGSGKFALNTTLRSGLSYSDYYHDMFAQGYMRRKQGNKEMIWNYESENNNTVTGGQSGSFQQRRCWVAAYYQYSSSGLALSDSLGGRGLARMRLSSRMLNLYQAGDIRNSQANIHRDFYVNGKKFKGTDAVNDSIFKLPPYCTKWNSFDPNDTFGYTAVHDVPMMRFGETYLLLAEAYLGLSKISEAAAAINVLRTRAFGSPLLGQVSASQINIDFILDERARELIGEENRRYTLMRTGQLQKRAAMNKDFVAANNSLSNAALEASYAISNTDKIQNLWPIPKTEIDLNKDGKLEQNPGYTN; encoded by the coding sequence ATGAAAAAGAATTATATATCATTAGCATTGGCTGGTCTGACTATGATGGCTGTTACATCTTGTAATAGCAATTATCTGGATGAAACTCCAATGTCAAACTATACATCTTCTACACTAACAGATTCTAAAGGTATGAATGCTTTAGCACTGGGTATGTATTACGATTTCAGTTTAATTCCTTCATATAGTAACGATCAAGGTTTCCTTTGTGCATTCCAGGTTGGTACAGATGTTTGTGATCCGGCGCAGTATCAAGGCATAGAAGTACCTATGTATAAATATGAGAAGTTGACTGCTGATGCATCAGCACCACAAGTATATTGGAGACAATTGTATAACATTATTAATGCAGCAAATATAATCATAGAGAATGTTGAGTCGGGCGCTTCAACAGCAAGTGAAAGCGATAATGCTATTTATAAAGCTGAAGCTTGTTTTATGCGTGCATGGTGTTATGATCAGTTAGCAGTATTCTATGGTGGCGTACCATTGACATTAAAGACTGTTAGTTCAGCTAAAACGGATTATACTCGTGCAAGTTTGAGCGAAGTTAACGCACAAATTGTTACCGATTTAACTTATGCTACTGCTAATTTACCTGAACCTGACGCTGTTAAGAACGGTAGCCGCGTAAATAAATATTCAGCTTATCAATTGCTGGCTGAAGTTTCTATCCGTACCAAAGAATATCAAAAAGCAGTAGATGCTTGTAACACAATTATTGGATCTGGTAAGTTTGCTTTAAATACAACTTTACGCTCTGGATTAAGTTATAGTGATTACTATCACGATATGTTTGCTCAGGGATATATGCGCCGTAAACAAGGAAATAAGGAAATGATCTGGAACTATGAGAGTGAAAACAATAATACTGTAACAGGTGGACAATCCGGTTCTTTCCAGCAACGCCGTTGTTGGGTTGCCGCTTACTATCAATATTCAAGTTCTGGTTTAGCTTTGAGTGATTCTTTAGGTGGACGTGGTTTGGCCCGTATGCGTTTAAGTAGCCGGATGCTAAACCTTTACCAAGCTGGTGATATTCGTAACTCACAGGCTAACATCCATCGTGACTTCTATGTAAACGGAAAGAAATTTAAAGGAACTGATGCAGTTAATGACTCTATCTTTAAACTTCCTCCTTACTGTACAAAATGGAATTCCTTTGATCCTAATGATACATTTGGCTACACAGCTGTACACGACGTTCCTATGATGCGTTTTGGCGAAACTTATTTATTGCTGGCTGAGGCATATCTTGGACTAAGTAAAATTTCAGAAGCTGCAGCTGCGATCAATGTACTTCGTACGCGTGCTTTTGGAAGCCCTCTACTAGGACAGGTTTCTGCTTCACAGATAAATATAGATTTCATTCTTGATGAACGTGCACGTGAGCTAATTGGCGAAGAAAACCGCCGTTATACTTTGATGCGTACCGGACAATTGCAAAAACGCGCAGCTATGAATAAGGACTTCGTTGCTGCAAATAATTCATTGTCAAATGCAGCATTGGAAGCTAGTTATGCAATCAGCAATACAGATAAAATACAGAATCTTTGGCCTATACCTAAGACCGAAATTGATTTGAATAAGGATGGTAAATTAGAACAAAACCCAGGTTATACTAATTAA